One window of Robiginitalea biformata HTCC2501 genomic DNA carries:
- a CDS encoding NAD(P)-dependent oxidoreductase: protein MKFGLIRERKNPPDRRVVLSPAACQKVLNQFDGIEIVAESSPIRVFEDAEYRAADIPVADDVSDCDVLLGVKEVPIDALIPEKKYFFFSHTIKKQPYNRDLLRAILEKRIELYDHEVLTNTKGVRLVAFGRYAGIVGAYNGIRAYGLKYGDFKLPKAETLSDREALIEALRGIELPAIKILLTGRGRVGSGAREILDGMGLRQVTVADYLEKEFREPVYCQIDASEYNKRKDGVRGNKADFFANPEAYRSNFFRFARVTDLFIAGHFYGQGAPYLFTREDARHPEFRIRVVADISCDIDGPVASTIRPSTIADPVYGYDPATESETDFKNPRAIAVMAVDNLPAELPRDASEGFGAAFVKQVIPAFFDGDADGILERARMTKDGTLTDRYAYLQDYVDNIPAP from the coding sequence ATGAAATTTGGATTGATCAGAGAGCGTAAAAACCCGCCGGACCGCCGCGTAGTGCTGTCTCCGGCCGCCTGTCAAAAAGTCCTCAACCAGTTTGACGGGATTGAAATTGTCGCCGAATCCTCCCCGATCCGGGTCTTTGAGGATGCCGAGTACCGGGCTGCAGACATTCCCGTGGCGGACGACGTTTCGGATTGCGACGTACTACTCGGGGTTAAGGAAGTGCCCATTGATGCGCTGATTCCGGAAAAGAAATATTTCTTCTTTTCCCACACCATCAAAAAGCAGCCCTATAACCGGGACTTGCTCCGGGCCATCCTCGAGAAGCGCATTGAGTTGTACGACCACGAAGTACTCACCAATACCAAGGGGGTCAGGCTGGTGGCTTTCGGCAGGTATGCGGGTATTGTAGGGGCATACAACGGCATTAGGGCCTATGGCCTGAAATACGGGGATTTTAAACTGCCCAAGGCCGAAACCCTTTCGGACCGGGAGGCGCTCATCGAGGCGCTGCGGGGTATCGAACTTCCCGCCATTAAAATCCTGCTTACCGGTCGCGGCCGGGTGGGCAGCGGGGCCCGCGAGATCCTGGACGGGATGGGCCTCAGGCAGGTTACTGTGGCGGACTACCTGGAAAAGGAGTTCCGGGAGCCTGTATATTGCCAGATCGATGCCTCGGAGTACAACAAGCGGAAAGACGGGGTGCGCGGGAACAAGGCTGATTTTTTTGCCAACCCGGAGGCCTATCGCTCCAATTTTTTCCGGTTTGCCCGGGTGACGGACCTGTTTATTGCCGGGCACTTCTACGGTCAGGGGGCTCCCTACCTGTTTACCAGGGAAGACGCCCGCCATCCGGAATTCCGTATTCGCGTAGTGGCCGATATCAGTTGTGATATCGACGGGCCGGTAGCTTCCACCATCCGGCCGTCGACCATTGCAGATCCGGTCTACGGGTATGACCCGGCCACGGAATCGGAAACCGATTTTAAAAACCCCCGGGCTATTGCCGTCATGGCGGTGGACAACCTGCCGGCGGAATTGCCGCGCGACGCCAGCGAGGGGTTTGGTGCAGCCTTTGTAAAGCAGGTAATCCCCGCATTTTTTGATGGAGACGCGGACGGGATTCTCGAGCGGGCACGAATGACCAAAGACGGCACACTCACCGACAGGTATGCGTATTTACAGGATTACGTAGACAATATCCCGGCGCCCTGA
- a CDS encoding Sb-PDE family phosphodiesterase, whose translation MNRYNLICILFLIGAIATAQDHSHAGAQPMEYPDIPGYKTLVTDLHQHTVFSDGSVWPDIRISEALREGMDAISLTEHLEYQPHGEDIPHPNRNRSYELALQEAADHDLLIIHGSEITRQAPMGHSNAIFIEDANKLLTEEAADSFAEAARQGAFVFWNHPAWYAQQPQGNPVLSDFQKARIEAGELHGIEVINTTDYSQEALAIALEQNLTIMGTSDIHGLIDWDYTEKGHHRPVTLVFARERSIESLREALFAGRTVAVYKDLLVGREEYLVPLLRASVEIVSASYIPKTQILKVELKNTSSTDLLFENAMPYSFYSSSPVFRIPAGGNYTLQIKTLEKSETIQLALKALGAFTAPGVQPVVNWDITAE comes from the coding sequence ATGAACCGCTACAACCTTATTTGCATCTTATTCCTTATTGGCGCTATCGCAACGGCACAGGACCACTCCCACGCCGGCGCCCAACCCATGGAATATCCGGATATTCCCGGATATAAAACGCTGGTCACCGACCTGCATCAGCACACGGTATTTTCCGACGGCAGCGTCTGGCCCGATATCCGCATATCCGAGGCGCTCCGGGAGGGCATGGATGCCATCTCGCTCACCGAGCACCTGGAGTACCAACCGCATGGTGAGGATATCCCCCATCCCAACCGGAACCGGTCTTATGAGTTGGCCCTGCAAGAGGCCGCCGACCACGACCTGCTGATCATCCATGGTTCGGAAATCACCCGACAGGCCCCGATGGGCCACAGTAATGCAATCTTTATCGAAGACGCTAACAAATTACTGACGGAAGAGGCCGCGGATTCCTTTGCCGAAGCTGCACGCCAGGGGGCCTTTGTCTTTTGGAACCACCCGGCGTGGTATGCCCAGCAGCCGCAGGGCAACCCGGTTTTGAGCGACTTCCAGAAAGCGCGTATCGAGGCGGGGGAATTGCACGGCATCGAGGTAATCAACACCACGGATTATTCCCAGGAGGCCTTGGCCATTGCCCTGGAACAAAATTTGACGATCATGGGGACCAGCGATATCCACGGACTCATCGACTGGGATTATACGGAAAAGGGACACCACCGCCCGGTGACCCTGGTATTCGCCCGGGAACGCAGCATCGAAAGCCTGCGGGAAGCCTTGTTTGCCGGGCGTACCGTGGCCGTCTACAAAGACCTGCTGGTGGGGCGTGAAGAATACCTGGTTCCCCTGTTGCGGGCTTCGGTGGAAATTGTATCGGCCAGCTACATCCCGAAGACCCAGATCCTGAAGGTGGAACTGAAAAACACAAGCAGTACGGACCTGTTGTTCGAGAATGCCATGCCCTACTCTTTTTACAGCAGTTCCCCTGTTTTCCGCATCCCGGCCGGCGGCAACTACACGCTGCAGATCAAGACTCTCGAGAAATCCGAAACGATCCAGCTCGCATTGAAGGCCCTGGGCGCTTTCACGGCTCCCGGGGTACAACCTGTTGTGAACTGGGATATTACTGCGGAATAA
- a CDS encoding DUF1801 domain-containing protein: MNPAENYIWEACEPYRGIMVQLQLLIHREIPSAELRFKYRLPFYYVDNRPFCYMNQSRDYVDLGFARAAHLTRHLDKMESKGRKHMRSLRYRSAEEIDAAILSDVLREAYSVRFRPLRKKG; the protein is encoded by the coding sequence ATGAACCCCGCTGAAAATTATATTTGGGAGGCCTGCGAGCCGTATCGCGGTATCATGGTCCAGCTGCAATTGCTGATCCATCGGGAAATACCTTCGGCCGAATTGCGATTCAAATACCGACTGCCTTTTTATTATGTCGACAATCGTCCGTTTTGCTATATGAACCAATCCCGGGATTACGTGGACCTGGGCTTTGCCCGGGCGGCCCATCTGACGCGGCACCTGGATAAAATGGAATCAAAAGGCCGCAAACATATGCGGTCGTTGCGCTATCGCAGCGCGGAGGAGATCGATGCAGCAATCCTGTCCGATGTCCTGCGCGAAGCTTACTCGGTGCGTTTCCGCCCCCTTCGGAAGAAGGGGTAG
- the kdsA gene encoding 3-deoxy-8-phosphooctulonate synthase, producing MNLSKIPQIKHIAGNNFFLLSGPCAIEGEDMALRIAETIVGITDKLEIPYVFKGSFKKANRSRVDSFTGIGDEKALKILRKVSETFGVPTVTDIHEVSDAALAAEYVDVLQIPAFLVRQTDLVVAAAETGKVVNLKKGQFMSPESMKHAAGKVTESGNEQVMITDRGTMFGYQDLIVDFRGIPVMRQYAPVVLDVTHSLQQPNQASGVTGGRPELIGTMARAGIAAGVDGIFIETHFDPANAKSDGANMLPLDQLEGLLTRLTAIRKTVNTF from the coding sequence ATGAACCTCTCCAAAATTCCGCAGATCAAACACATTGCAGGCAATAACTTCTTCCTCTTGTCGGGGCCCTGCGCCATTGAAGGCGAGGACATGGCCCTCCGAATAGCGGAAACCATTGTCGGGATAACGGATAAACTCGAAATCCCCTATGTCTTTAAAGGGAGCTTTAAGAAAGCGAACCGCAGCCGGGTGGATTCCTTTACGGGGATCGGGGACGAAAAAGCCCTGAAGATCCTGCGCAAGGTGTCCGAAACCTTCGGCGTACCCACGGTTACCGACATCCATGAAGTCTCCGATGCCGCGCTGGCGGCAGAATACGTGGATGTCCTTCAAATCCCGGCCTTCCTGGTGCGGCAAACAGACCTGGTGGTTGCAGCGGCAGAAACGGGCAAGGTGGTCAATTTGAAGAAGGGGCAATTTATGAGCCCCGAGAGTATGAAACACGCAGCGGGGAAGGTTACCGAATCCGGGAATGAGCAGGTAATGATCACGGACCGGGGGACGATGTTCGGGTACCAGGACCTCATCGTGGATTTCCGCGGGATTCCCGTCATGCGCCAATACGCCCCGGTGGTCCTCGACGTCACCCATTCCCTCCAGCAGCCCAACCAGGCGTCCGGGGTAACCGGCGGCCGCCCGGAACTCATCGGCACCATGGCCCGTGCAGGTATCGCAGCGGGGGTGGACGGCATCTTTATCGAGACCCATTTCGATCCGGCCAACGCCAAAAGCGACGGGGCAAACATGCTTCCCCTGGACCAGTTGGAAGGGCTGCTCACCCGCCTGACAGCCATCAGGAAAACCGTCAACACCTTCTAA
- the typA gene encoding translational GTPase TypA has translation MRDIRNVAIIAHVDHGKTTLVDKILHFCQLFRENEQTGDLILDNNDLERERGITIVSKNVSVTYKDTKINIIDTPGHADFGGEVERVLNMADGVLLLVDAFEGPMPQTRFVLQKALDMGLKPCVVINKVDKPNCTPEEVHEKVFDLMFELGAEEWQLDFPVVYGSAKENWMGEDFKQPTDSIAPLLEMVLDHIPTFEPEKGTTQMLITSLDYSSYTGRIAIGRLQRGPLREGQDITLVKRDGRKVRSRIKELYSFEGLGRARVKELQTGDIGALVGLEGFDIGDTIADAEAPEALASIAIDEPTMSMLFTINDSPFFGKDGKYVTSRHIKERLERELEKNLALRVEETDSADKFLVYGRGVLHLSVLIETMRREGYELQIGQPQVIIKEIDGQKCEPVESLTIDLPEEVSGKAVEMVALRKGEMTRMESRGDRMVCEFLIPSRGIIGLRNQLLTATAGEAIMAHRFLEYQPMKGEVPQRQNGSMVSMETGKAIPYSIDKLQERGRFFIDPGEDIYEGQVIGENSRGDDMVVNVTKTKKLTNVRASGSDDRARIVPAVKFSLEEALEYIQKDEYVEVTPKNLRLRKILLKETDRKRSKD, from the coding sequence ATGCGCGATATCCGCAACGTTGCCATCATAGCCCACGTCGACCACGGGAAAACCACCCTGGTAGACAAGATTCTGCACTTCTGCCAGCTCTTCCGGGAGAACGAGCAGACGGGCGATCTGATCCTGGACAACAACGACCTGGAGCGGGAACGGGGGATTACCATCGTATCCAAAAATGTTTCCGTCACCTATAAGGACACCAAAATCAACATCATCGATACCCCGGGCCACGCCGACTTTGGTGGTGAGGTGGAACGCGTACTGAACATGGCCGACGGCGTGCTGTTGCTGGTGGATGCCTTTGAGGGCCCGATGCCGCAGACCCGGTTTGTGCTGCAAAAAGCCCTGGACATGGGCCTGAAACCCTGCGTGGTAATCAACAAGGTGGACAAGCCCAACTGTACCCCGGAAGAGGTGCACGAGAAGGTGTTTGACCTGATGTTTGAGTTGGGCGCGGAAGAATGGCAGCTCGATTTCCCGGTGGTTTACGGCTCGGCCAAGGAAAACTGGATGGGGGAGGACTTTAAGCAGCCCACCGATTCAATTGCGCCCCTGCTGGAGATGGTTTTGGACCACATCCCCACTTTTGAGCCGGAGAAGGGCACTACCCAGATGCTGATCACCTCCCTGGACTACTCCTCCTATACCGGGCGGATCGCCATCGGGAGGCTGCAACGCGGCCCGCTGCGTGAAGGCCAGGACATTACCCTGGTAAAACGGGATGGCCGGAAGGTGCGCTCCCGGATCAAGGAGCTCTATTCGTTTGAAGGCCTGGGCCGGGCGCGGGTAAAGGAACTCCAGACGGGGGATATCGGCGCGCTCGTAGGCCTGGAGGGCTTCGATATCGGCGATACGATTGCGGATGCCGAGGCACCCGAGGCCCTGGCCAGCATTGCCATCGACGAACCAACCATGAGCATGCTGTTTACCATCAATGACAGCCCGTTCTTTGGGAAGGATGGGAAATACGTCACCTCCCGCCATATCAAAGAGCGCCTGGAGCGGGAACTCGAGAAAAACCTCGCCCTGCGGGTGGAAGAAACCGACAGCGCCGATAAATTCCTGGTCTATGGGCGCGGGGTGCTGCACCTCTCCGTCCTGATCGAAACCATGAGGCGGGAAGGCTATGAGCTCCAGATTGGCCAGCCCCAGGTGATTATCAAGGAAATCGACGGCCAGAAGTGCGAACCGGTGGAATCGCTGACCATCGACCTGCCGGAGGAAGTATCCGGCAAGGCCGTGGAGATGGTTGCCTTGCGCAAGGGGGAAATGACCCGGATGGAATCCCGCGGCGACCGCATGGTATGCGAATTCCTCATCCCGTCCCGGGGCATCATCGGCCTGCGGAACCAATTGCTCACAGCGACGGCCGGGGAAGCCATCATGGCGCACCGCTTCCTGGAATACCAGCCGATGAAAGGGGAGGTGCCCCAGCGGCAGAACGGTTCCATGGTTTCCATGGAAACCGGGAAAGCGATTCCCTATTCCATTGACAAGTTGCAGGAACGGGGCCGTTTTTTCATCGACCCGGGGGAGGATATCTACGAAGGCCAGGTCATTGGCGAGAATTCCCGGGGGGACGATATGGTGGTTAACGTCACCAAGACGAAAAAACTAACCAACGTGCGGGCATCGGGTTCCGACGACCGGGCCCGGATTGTTCCTGCCGTAAAATTCTCCCTCGAAGAGGCGCTGGAGTATATCCAGAAAGACGAATATGTAGAGGTAACCCCGAAAAACCTGCGGCTTCGGAAAATCCTCCTCAAGGAAACCGACCGCAAGCGGTCTAAGGACTAG
- the ppgK gene encoding polyphosphate--glucose phosphotransferase yields the protein MEVLGIDVGGSGIKGAMVHMETGEMLTERFRIPTPKSRKPDEMAEVIAKIVKHFDYKGPVGCGFPSVIKKGICKSKGNLHKSWKGMDVEALFEKATGMDFTVINDADAAGYAMMNYGIGKDMQGFVVMITIGTGLGSGAFLDGRLIPNFELGQIPYKKYDKIESWAAASAKEREGLSYKKWGKRFNKFLKYVELIVAPDTIVLGGGTSKDFDQYKKYITVDTPVIPAGLQNHAGIIGAATACLVCHPELNEG from the coding sequence ATGGAAGTACTCGGAATAGATGTGGGCGGCTCGGGAATCAAGGGCGCCATGGTCCACATGGAAACCGGTGAAATGCTTACGGAGCGATTCCGCATCCCCACGCCCAAATCCAGGAAACCCGACGAGATGGCCGAGGTGATCGCGAAAATCGTGAAACACTTCGACTACAAGGGCCCTGTGGGCTGCGGCTTCCCCTCGGTAATCAAGAAAGGGATCTGCAAGTCCAAGGGCAACCTGCACAAATCCTGGAAGGGCATGGACGTGGAAGCCCTGTTCGAAAAAGCCACCGGCATGGATTTCACCGTTATCAACGACGCGGATGCTGCCGGATACGCCATGATGAACTACGGGATCGGCAAGGATATGCAGGGTTTTGTGGTGATGATTACCATCGGGACCGGCCTGGGCAGCGGGGCCTTCCTGGACGGACGGCTGATCCCGAACTTTGAGCTCGGGCAGATCCCCTATAAGAAATACGACAAAATCGAATCCTGGGCAGCGGCTTCCGCCAAGGAACGGGAGGGCCTCAGCTATAAAAAATGGGGCAAACGATTCAATAAATTCCTGAAATACGTGGAACTCATCGTGGCCCCGGACACGATTGTCCTCGGCGGGGGAACCTCCAAAGACTTCGACCAGTACAAGAAATATATTACGGTGGATACGCCCGTAATACCGGCAGGGCTACAGAACCACGCGGGCATTATCGGCGCAGCTACCGCCTGCCTGGTCTGCCACCCGGAACTCAACGAAGGCTAG
- a CDS encoding MFS transporter has translation MKLSLLLVSSLTIASMITISASLPDMSRDFSGYPNGQALVKLSLSLPALFIALTSLLAGGYIDRKGRKPLLGVALVAYALAGSSGYWLEDLYAILAGRALLGVCVGITMTIVTTLIADYYQGAARQRFAGTQIALMSLAGILFISLGGFLADIRWDVPFLLYLFSLLILPIALRFIREPEMLAEIIQKTPGGRAPREIWLVFGTVMLMWILFFIVPVQIPFYLKSLGVEQNALIGLAIASSTLFSAVASFFYARIKGRLSFARIFFAGFGLMAVAFLVVAFSGTYALVVVGMLLAGLGMGLLIPNANILVMQLAPPAVRGKQIGRLTTFWFLGQFISPLVLLPFIGLYSLETVFLGIGILTAALALLFLMSSPLWKKAG, from the coding sequence GTGAAACTGAGCCTGTTGCTGGTCAGCAGTCTCACAATTGCCTCCATGATCACGATTTCCGCCAGCCTGCCCGACATGAGCCGGGACTTCAGCGGATACCCCAACGGCCAGGCACTGGTGAAACTCTCCTTGTCCCTCCCGGCCCTGTTTATCGCCCTTACCTCGCTTCTTGCAGGGGGCTATATCGACCGTAAAGGGCGGAAGCCCCTCCTGGGCGTTGCCCTGGTAGCCTATGCCCTGGCAGGCAGTTCGGGCTACTGGCTGGAAGACCTGTATGCTATCCTCGCAGGCAGGGCGTTACTGGGGGTTTGCGTGGGGATTACCATGACCATTGTCACCACCCTGATCGCGGATTACTACCAGGGGGCCGCCCGCCAGCGGTTTGCGGGTACTCAGATTGCCTTGATGTCCCTGGCGGGCATCCTGTTTATCAGCCTGGGTGGGTTCCTGGCGGACATTCGCTGGGACGTACCCTTTTTGCTGTACCTATTTTCCCTCCTGATCCTTCCCATTGCGCTGCGCTTCATCCGGGAACCTGAAATGCTGGCGGAAATCATTCAGAAAACCCCGGGGGGCCGCGCCCCCCGCGAGATTTGGCTGGTATTCGGCACGGTGATGCTCATGTGGATCCTGTTTTTTATCGTCCCCGTGCAAATACCCTTTTACCTGAAAAGCCTTGGGGTGGAACAAAATGCCCTGATCGGGCTGGCCATTGCCAGCAGCACGCTTTTTTCGGCGGTTGCCTCTTTTTTCTACGCCAGGATCAAGGGGCGCCTGTCGTTTGCCCGGATATTTTTTGCCGGGTTCGGCCTGATGGCTGTCGCCTTCCTGGTGGTGGCCTTCTCCGGCACCTATGCGCTCGTTGTGGTCGGGATGTTGCTCGCCGGCCTGGGCATGGGCCTGCTCATCCCGAATGCAAATATCCTAGTCATGCAACTGGCCCCCCCGGCTGTGCGCGGCAAGCAGATTGGGCGGCTCACCACGTTTTGGTTCCTCGGGCAATTTATTTCGCCCCTGGTCCTGTTGCCGTTTATTGGCCTGTATAGCCTGGAAACCGTCTTTTTGGGAATCGGGATCCTCACCGCAGCCCTGGCCCTGTTGTTTCTCATGAGCAGCCCCCTCTGGAAAAAGGCAGGCTAA
- a CDS encoding sulfotransferase family protein translates to MSIKIIGAGFPRTGTTTLKRSLETLGFQRVYHMKELLVNPDMLHYWKTLDQTGTTDWDGLYANYDATVDFPCYPWYKEHMERYPEARVILTVRDFESWYKSISSTVMKAGPQTPGEKIKMMGKLIASSRARKVVRCIKLFKDKFFAREFEGRFEDKAYAEAKWKEHLAEVKRYVPEDKLLVYDVRDGWKPLCAFLGVPEPAEPLPHLNKKENFKEMLPKLMKGQMA, encoded by the coding sequence ATGTCGATTAAAATCATCGGTGCCGGCTTCCCGAGGACCGGTACCACAACCCTGAAACGATCCCTGGAGACCCTCGGGTTCCAGCGCGTATACCACATGAAGGAATTACTGGTAAACCCGGACATGCTCCATTACTGGAAAACCCTGGACCAGACCGGCACCACCGATTGGGACGGCCTGTATGCGAATTACGACGCTACCGTGGATTTCCCCTGCTACCCCTGGTACAAGGAACACATGGAGCGTTACCCGGAAGCCCGGGTGATCCTTACCGTTAGGGACTTCGAATCCTGGTATAAGAGCATCTCCAGCACGGTTATGAAGGCCGGGCCGCAGACCCCGGGCGAAAAAATCAAGATGATGGGCAAGCTCATCGCCAGCAGCCGGGCGCGCAAGGTGGTCCGATGCATCAAGCTGTTCAAGGATAAATTCTTTGCCCGGGAATTCGAAGGCCGCTTTGAGGACAAGGCATATGCAGAAGCCAAATGGAAGGAACACCTGGCCGAAGTAAAAAGGTATGTACCGGAAGACAAACTCCTGGTGTACGATGTACGCGATGGCTGGAAGCCGTTGTGTGCCTTCCTGGGCGTCCCGGAACCAGCAGAACCGCTGCCCCACCTGAATAAAAAGGAAAACTTCAAGGAGATGCTCCCGAAGCTCATGAAAGGCCAGATGGCATAA
- a CDS encoding aryl-sulfate sulfotransferase, which yields MKNYLTYILGALLLLGISCKQDTQTKENPDAGNLAVREWKPDDMRNMTGLTAQRGLIVNTDRDTEGYVLFEPSSDTTTFLIDKAGRVVHRWDSELNSMNSYLLPNGHLLRLERDEDFPTFAAGGQAGRVREYDWDGNMLWDYELATETELIHHDIEPMPNGNILAIAYEVMPVEEAIAMGRDPERLPRAGLWLDQVVEIRPTYPKGGEIVWEWHMKDHLVQDFDPSKANYGDPSEHPRKIDINFHSTEEGDGPPPTEEQVKQMIKNGMATSNATVDNRGSDITHTNAIDYHPGLDQIALSSPGMNEIFIIDHSTTTEEARGRSGGNQGHGGDLLYRWGNPQNYGLGTPDDRVLFGQHDIRWIPEGQPGAGRLMVYNNDPHDGKAKLPTVWAGFQNAKPPEFAMAVGDVGNFSEVLELEPPTDADGAYVLDAGGTFGPEEPAWTYRAPDLYSFYSAFISGAHRLPNGNTFITEGMKGRFFEVSPDNEIVWEYWNPYMGTYKLPDGTEPQPKGPFIFGVFRSTLIPADNPAFAGKTLEPLQPQPEVYKMPPPPAEPEGQ from the coding sequence ATGAAAAATTACCTTACCTATATCCTGGGGGCCCTGCTGCTGCTCGGGATTTCCTGTAAACAGGACACTCAAACAAAAGAAAACCCGGATGCCGGCAACCTCGCGGTACGGGAATGGAAACCCGATGACATGCGCAACATGACGGGCCTGACGGCACAGCGCGGGCTCATTGTCAACACGGACCGGGACACGGAGGGCTATGTGCTTTTTGAGCCATCCTCAGATACGACCACTTTCCTGATCGACAAGGCGGGCCGGGTAGTACACCGCTGGGACAGCGAACTGAATTCGATGAATTCTTACCTGCTCCCCAACGGCCATCTGCTGCGGCTGGAGCGGGACGAGGATTTCCCCACTTTTGCAGCCGGCGGGCAGGCCGGCCGTGTCCGCGAATACGACTGGGACGGCAACATGCTCTGGGATTATGAGCTGGCCACCGAAACCGAACTGATTCACCACGACATCGAACCGATGCCCAACGGGAATATCCTGGCCATTGCCTACGAGGTGATGCCGGTAGAGGAAGCCATCGCCATGGGCCGGGACCCGGAGCGCCTGCCCAGGGCCGGGCTCTGGCTCGACCAGGTAGTGGAAATCCGGCCGACCTATCCGAAAGGGGGGGAAATCGTCTGGGAATGGCACATGAAAGACCACCTGGTCCAGGACTTCGACCCGTCCAAAGCCAATTACGGGGACCCTTCGGAGCATCCCCGGAAAATCGACATAAATTTCCACAGCACGGAAGAGGGGGACGGCCCGCCCCCGACCGAGGAACAGGTAAAACAAATGATTAAAAACGGGATGGCCACCTCGAATGCCACGGTAGACAACCGCGGGTCGGATATCACCCATACCAATGCCATCGACTACCACCCCGGGCTGGACCAGATTGCCCTGAGTTCCCCCGGAATGAATGAAATCTTTATCATCGACCACAGCACGACTACCGAGGAAGCCCGAGGCAGAAGCGGTGGTAACCAGGGCCATGGGGGCGACTTGCTCTACCGATGGGGGAACCCGCAAAATTACGGCCTGGGTACTCCGGACGACCGGGTCCTGTTCGGACAGCACGACATCCGGTGGATCCCGGAGGGACAGCCGGGAGCCGGGCGCCTGATGGTATACAACAACGACCCCCATGACGGCAAGGCCAAACTGCCGACGGTATGGGCCGGTTTTCAGAATGCCAAACCCCCGGAATTCGCCATGGCCGTCGGGGATGTGGGCAATTTCAGCGAGGTGCTGGAGCTCGAGCCGCCAACCGACGCCGATGGCGCCTATGTCCTGGATGCCGGGGGGACGTTTGGCCCTGAGGAACCCGCATGGACCTACCGGGCACCCGATTTGTATTCGTTCTATTCCGCCTTTATCTCCGGGGCCCACCGGCTTCCCAATGGGAATACCTTTATTACGGAAGGGATGAAAGGCCGGTTTTTCGAGGTGTCGCCGGACAACGAGATTGTCTGGGAATACTGGAACCCGTATATGGGCACGTACAAGCTGCCCGACGGAACGGAGCCGCAACCCAAAGGCCCGTTTATATTCGGCGTTTTCAGGAGCACCCTGATCCCGGCGGACAACCCTGCCTTTGCAGGTAAAACGCTGGAGCCCCTGCAGCCGCAGCCGGAGGTTTACAAGATGCCTCCCCCGCCGGCCGAACCGGAAGGCCAGTAA
- a CDS encoding cell division ATP-binding protein FtsE produces the protein MAESVLSLNDVAVYQQENLVLNDISLEVRPGEFVYLIGKTGSGKSSFMKTLYADLPLREGQGQIVGFNLKTLKEKDIPALRRKLGIVFQDFKLLPDRNVHNNLDFVLKATGWKDRAQMDARIDAVLEKVGMKTKGFKFPHELSGGEQQRIAIARALLNDPELILADEPTGNLDPQTSVEVMKVLQEINKTGRTILMATHDYALILKYPSKTLKCDGNKVFEVIQKAG, from the coding sequence ATGGCTGAAAGCGTATTATCCCTGAATGACGTAGCGGTTTACCAACAGGAGAACCTGGTCCTGAACGACATCAGCCTGGAGGTCCGGCCCGGGGAGTTTGTCTACCTCATCGGGAAAACCGGGAGCGGGAAGAGCAGTTTTATGAAAACCCTCTACGCCGACCTGCCCCTGCGGGAGGGCCAGGGGCAAATCGTGGGCTTCAACCTGAAGACCCTGAAGGAAAAGGATATCCCCGCCCTGAGGCGGAAACTCGGCATCGTCTTCCAGGATTTCAAACTCCTCCCGGACCGCAATGTGCACAACAACCTGGATTTTGTCCTCAAGGCCACCGGCTGGAAAGACCGGGCCCAAATGGATGCGCGTATCGATGCCGTCCTGGAAAAGGTGGGCATGAAGACCAAGGGCTTCAAATTCCCCCACGAACTGTCCGGGGGCGAGCAACAGCGCATCGCCATTGCCCGGGCGCTCCTGAACGACCCGGAGCTGATCCTGGCCGACGAGCCCACCGGAAACCTGGACCCGCAGACCAGCGTGGAAGTCATGAAGGTCCTCCAGGAGATCAACAAAACCGGCCGCACCATCCTCATGGCCACACACGACTATGCGCTCATCCTGAAATACCCTTCAAAAACCCTGAAGTGCGACGGCAACAAGGTATTTGAGGTCATTCAGAAGGCCGGCTGA